Proteins encoded together in one Cyprinus carpio isolate SPL01 chromosome B14, ASM1834038v1, whole genome shotgun sequence window:
- the LOC109101711 gene encoding zinc finger protein 711, protein MDQGGGILELHKDLKMPHTMIMPDFVAGMGGLAHIDGEHIVVSVPEAVMVSDEGIMLEAEVVEGPDICHEDVITTEGVIMSESILGAEVAIQEALGGTADLIEETVPDQVFVAELMSPHDQSPLDHELVSAEVMVTDTETVIQAHDAIKAVDEDEEEDAKSTSEDYLMISLDEVGEKLDIGDAPLKITTDVGQDDDGSKEDEFSSEVIKVYIFKADGDEDVEIGSTEVVAESDFPNGHTALEPAGSGRLSREKMVYMAVKDVSQGEEDINCSEMTDQVYMEVIVGEEEAPAITEAQLEDTPVNKTFVPAAWATAYGSSLESKNGAATPYLQISDSISTSRALKQKIKKKRRGETRQCQTAVIIGPDGQPLTVYPCHICGKKFKSRGFLKRHMKNHPDHIFKKKYQCTDCDFTTNKKVSFHNHLESHKLIIKSEKIPEYTEYTRRYHEASPLSSNKLILRDKEPKLHKCKYCEYETAEQGLLNRHLLAVHSKNFAHVCVECAKGFRHPSELKKHMRTHTGEKPYHCEHCDFRCADQSNLKTHIKSKHGTDLPFKCGHCPQAFADDNELQRHTEIFQGHKTHQCPHCEHKSTNSSDLKRHVISVHTKDFPHKCDVCEKGFHRPSELKKHAETHKGNKVHQCRHCDFKTSDPFTLSRHILSVHTKDLPFKCKRCKRGFRHQNELKKHMKTHSGRKVYQCQYCEYNTTDASGFKRHVISIHTKDYPHRCDYCKKGFRRPSEKNQHIMRHHKETLL, encoded by the exons ATGGATCAAGGTGGAGGGATCCTGGAGCTTCACAAGGACTTAAAAATGCCCCATACAATGATAATGCCAGATTTTG TTGCAGGGATGGGAGGCCTGGCCCACATTGACGGCGAGCACATTGTGGTGTCGGTGCCGGAGGCTGTGATGGTGTCGGACGAGGGCATCATGCTGGAGGCTGAGGTGGTGGAGGGGCCTGACATCTGTCACGAGGACGTCATCACCACCGAGGGCGTGATCATGTCCGAGTCCATCCTGGGGGCCGAGGTGGCCATCCAAGAGGCTCTGGGCGGCACGGCTGACCTGATCGAGGAGACGGTGCCCGATCAGGTGTTTGTGGCTGAGCTCATGTCTCCTCACGATCAGAGCCCGCTGGACCACGAGCTGGTGTCCGCGGAGGTCATGGTGACGGACACGGAGACGGTCATCCAGGCGCACGACGCCATTAAAGCAGTGGATGAGGACGAGGAGGAGGACGCGAAGAGCACTTCGGAGGACTACCTCATGATTTCCT TGGATGAGGTTGGGGAGAAGCTAGACATTGGAGACGCACCTTTAAAGATCACCACAGATGTGGGCCAGGACGACGACGGCTCGAAAGAGGATGAGTTCAGCTCGGAGGTCATCAAAGTTTACATCTTTAAGGCAGATGGAGATGAAGATGTGGAAATAG GCAGCACAGAGGTGGTGGCAGAGAGTGATTTTCCCAACGGGCACACGGCGCTGGAGCCGGCCGGTTCAGGCAGGCTGTCCAGAGAGAAGATGGTCTACATGGCTGTGAAGGACGTCAGCCAAGGAGAGGAGGATATCA ACTGTTCGGAGATGACTGACCAGGTGTATATGGAGGTCATAGTTGGGGAGGAAGAAGCTCCTGCTATCACTGAAGCGCAGCTGGAGGACACACCCGTTAACAAGACCTTTGTTCCTGCTGCCTGGGCGACTGCTTATG GAAGCAGTCTTGAAAGTAAGAATGGTGCGGCCACTCCCTACCTACAGATCTCTGACAGCATCAGCACAAGCCGAGCACTTAAACAAAAGATCaagaagaagaggagaggagagacacGCCAGTGCCAGACAG cTGTGATCATTGGTCCAGACGGGCAGCCCCTGACCGTCTACCCCTGCCACATCTGTGGCAAGAAGTTCAAATCACGCGGTTTCCTGAAGCGCCACATGAAGAATCACCCGGACCACATTTTCAAGAAGAAGTACCAGTGCACCGACTGCGACTTCACCACCAACAAGAAGGTGAGTTTCCACAACCACCTGGAGAGCCACAAGCTGATCATCAAGAGCGAGAAGATCCCGGAGTACACCGAGTACACGCGGCGCTATCACGAGGCCAGCCCGCTCAGCTCCAACAAACTCATCCTGCGCGACAAGGAGCCCAAGCTGCACAAGTGCAAGTACTGCGAGTACGAGACGGCCGAGCAGGGCCTTCTCAACCGCCACCTGCTGGCCGTGCACAGCAAAAACTTTGCGCATGTTTGCGTCGAGTGCGCCAAGGGCTTCCGGCACCCGTCGGAGCTCAAGAAGCACATGCGGACGCACACGGGCGAGAAGCCCTACCATTGCGAGCACTGCGACTTCCGCTGTGCAGACCAGTCCAACCTAAAGACTCACATAAAGAGCAAACACGGCACTGACCTGCCCTTCAAGTGCGGCCACTGCCCGCAGGCCTTCGCCGACGACAACGAGCTCCAGAGGCACACGGAGATCTTCCAGGGCCATAAGACTCACCAGTGTCCGCACTGCGAACACAAAAGCACCAACTCCAGCGACCTGAAGCGTCACGTCATCTCGGTGCACACCAAAGACTTCCCGCACAAGTGCGACGTCTGTGAGAAGGGCTTCCACAGACCCTCCGAACTGAAGAAGCACGCAGAAACGCACAAGGGGAATAAAGTGCACCAGTGCAGGCACTGCGACTTTAAGACGTCGGACCCCTTCACGCTGAGCCGCCACATTCTgtccgttcacaccaaggacttGCCGTTTAAGTGCAAGCGGTGCAAGCGCGGATTCAGGCATCAGAACGAACTGAAGAAGCACATGAAGACGCACAGCGGTCGCAAGGTCTATCAGTGCCAATACTGCGAGTACAACACTACGGACGCTTCGGGTTTCAAACGGCACGTCATATCCATCCACACTAAAGACTATCCGCACAGGTGTGACTATTGCAAGAAGGGTTTCAGGCGGCCGTCGGAAAAGAACCAACACATAATGCGGCATCACAAAGAAACCCTGCTATAA